From Populus trichocarpa isolate Nisqually-1 chromosome 19, P.trichocarpa_v4.1, whole genome shotgun sequence, a single genomic window includes:
- the LOC18108185 gene encoding probable methyltransferase TCM_000331 isoform X4, with translation MMVESVLCMNPGDGETSYAKNSFLQKTVLSKARPILEDTIKDMFSTALPTSFKLADLGCSSGPNTLLFVSEIMDVIYELCQQLNCKLPEFQVFLNDLPGNDFNAVFKSLPFFYDKFGKEKGDLYGQHCFISGVPGSFYHRLFPSKSLHFFHSSYSLHWLSKVPEGISNNKGNIYMAKASPPNVFKAYLEQFQKDFSLFLRLRSEEIIQGGRVVLTFLGRSSDDPRSKDCCLSWELLAKSLLDLAAKGLVVEADIDTFNLPYYNPYEGEVREIIEMEGSFDINKLETFAINWDANDDISNKNFVFDKDQCGRNVANIVRAVAEPMLVSHFGDEIMDELFKRYAEHVGEHLCVEKTKHINIVLTMTKKE, from the exons ATGATGGTGGAAAGCGTTCTTTGCATGAATCCAGGAGATGGTGAAACCAGCTACGCCAAGAATTCATTCCttcaa AAAACAGTGCTATCAAAAGCTAGGCCAATCCTAGAAGATACCATCAAGGACATGTTCAGCACCGCCCTTCCCACTAGCTTCAAACTAGCAGACTTGGGCTGCTCTTCAGGACCCAATACTCTCTTGTTCGTTTCTGAAATCATGGACGTCATTTATGAGCTTTGCCAACAACTGAACTGTAAACTGCCCGAATTTCAGGTGTTTCTGAATGACCTTCCAGGGAATGATTTCAATGCTGTTTTCAAGTCGCTGCCATTTTTCTACGACaagtttggaaaagaaaagggagactTGTATGGACAGCACTGCTTCATATCAGGAGTACCTGGTTCTTTCTATCACAGGCTCTTCCCAAGCAAGAGTTTGCATTTCTTTCATTCCTCTTACAGCCTACACTGGCTTTCTAAG GTGCCAGAAGGTATATCAAATAACAAGGGGAACATATACATGGCAAAGGCAAGTCCTCCTAATGTATTTAAAGCTTACTTGGAGCAATTCCAGAAGGATTTCTCCTTGTTTCTGCGCTTACGCTCAGAGGAAATAATACAAGGAGGACGTGTAGTTCTTACATTCCTCGGCAGGAGTAGTGACGACCCAAGAAGCAAAGATTGCTGTCTTTCTTGGGAGCTGCTAGCAAAGTCACTGCTAGACTTGGCAGCAAAG GGACTTGTTGTAGAGGCCGATATCGATACCTTCAATCTGCCATATTATAATCCTTACGAAGGAGAAGTGAGGGAAATTATCGAAATGGAGGGATCATTCGATATTAACAAGCTAGAAACTTTTGCTATTAACTGGGATGCTAATGATGATATCAGCAACAAAAATTTTGTGTTTGACAAGGACCAATGTGGACGAAATGTGGCAAATATTGTAAGAGCAGTTGCAGAACCGATGTTGGTTAGTCATTTTGGAGATGAAATAATGGATGAATTGTTCAAGAGGTACGCAGAGCATGTAGGTGAACATCTGTGCGTGGAGAAGACAAAACACATAAACATAGTCCTCACAATGACAAAGAAGGAGTAG